In one Streptomyces sp. NBC_01288 genomic region, the following are encoded:
- a CDS encoding RrF2 family transcriptional regulator has product MSGGVEWALHCCVVLTSTQAPVPAARLAEFHDVSPTYLAKQLQALSRSGLVRSVQGKSGGYVLTRSPASITVLDVVEAIDGPDPAFVCTEIRQRGPMATPPDACTTPCAIARTMAAAESARRDALRSVTIADLARDVESDSGEGTLAGVGVWLASD; this is encoded by the coding sequence ATGTCCGGCGGAGTCGAGTGGGCCCTGCACTGCTGCGTTGTCCTGACCTCGACCCAGGCCCCGGTCCCGGCCGCCCGCCTGGCCGAGTTCCACGACGTGTCCCCGACCTACCTGGCCAAACAGCTCCAGGCCCTCTCCCGCTCCGGCCTGGTCCGCTCGGTGCAGGGAAAGTCCGGCGGCTACGTCCTGACCCGCTCCCCCGCGTCGATCACGGTCCTCGACGTCGTAGAGGCGATCGACGGCCCCGACCCGGCCTTCGTCTGCACGGAGATCCGCCAACGCGGCCCCATGGCCACCCCGCCCGACGCCTGCACCACACCGTGCGCGATCGCCCGCACGATGGCCGCGGCCGAGTCGGCCCGCCGGGACGCCCTGCGCTCCGTCACGATCGCCGACCTGGCACGCGACGTGGAATCGGACTCCGGGGAGGGGACGCTGGCGGGGGTCGGCGTGTGGCTGGCCTCGGACTGA